A DNA window from Impatiens glandulifera chromosome 7, dImpGla2.1, whole genome shotgun sequence contains the following coding sequences:
- the LOC124945673 gene encoding 1-aminocyclopropane-1-carboxylate oxidase 1-like, whose protein sequence is MENFPIINMEKLNGQDREATMAMIKDACENWGFFELVNHPIPLELMDKVERLNKEHYKTSMETRFKDLMAAKTTLDHDDQKEVTDIDWEITFFIRHLPKSNIFEIPELVVEYREVMKEFAEYLEKLAENLLDLFCENLGIEKGYLKTAFSGSEGPNFGTKVANYPPCPKPEMFNGLRAHTDAGGIILLFQDDKVSGLQLLKDDKWIDVPPMRHSIVINLGDQIEVITNGKYKSVIHRVVAQTEGTRMSIASFYNPGNDALIFPATALVKKEAEERNEVYPKFVFDDYMKLYSTVKFQAKEPRFEAMKVVEANVIASRV, encoded by the exons ATGGAGAACTTCCCGATCATCAACATGGAGAAGCTAAACGGTCAAGACAGAGAAGCCACCATGGCAATGATCAAAGATGCCTGCGAGAACTGGGGCTTCTTTGag TTGGTTAACCATCCAATCCCATTGGAGCTGATGGATAAAGTGGAAAGATTGAACAAGGAGCATTACAAGACAAGCATGGAGACTAGATTCAAAGACCTCATGGCTGCCAAAACTACCCTCGATCATGATGATCAGAAG gAGGTGACTGATATAGACTGGGAGATCACCTTCTTCATCCGCCACCTCCCAAAATCCAACATTTTTGAAATCCCAGAACTCGTGGTTGAATACAGGGAAGTGATGAAGGAATTTGCAGAATACTTAGAGAAGCTCGCAGAGAATCTCTTAGACTTATTTTGTGAGAACTTGGGAATTGAgaaaggttatttgaaaaccgCATTTTCTGGATCAGAAGGACCGAATTTCGGGACCAAGGTAGCTAACTACCCGCCGTGTCCCAAGCCGGAGATGTTCAATGGCCTTCGAGCCCACACCGACGCCGGAGGCATCATCTTGCTATTCCAAGATGATAAAGTCAGCGGCCTTCAACTTCTCAAGGATGATAAGTGGATCGATGTCCCTCCAATGCGCCACTCCATTGTCATTAACCTCGGTGATCAGATTGAG GTGATCACGAATGGGAAATACAAGAGTGTGATCCATCGTGTGGTGGCTCAAACCGAGGGAACAAGGATGTCGATTGCATCTTTCTACAACCCGGGTAATGATGCATTGATCTTTCCAGCAACGGCTTTGGTGAAAAAAGAGGCGGAGGAAAGGAACGAAGTTTATCCAAAGTTTGTTTTTGACGACTACATGAAGCTTTATTCAACAGTAAAGTTTCAAGCGAAGGAGCCAAGATTCGAAGCCATGAAAGTTGTGGAGGCTAATGTTATTGCTTCAAGGGTTTGA